The DNA sequence GGGCATCCCGCGCGCGGGCGGGGGCGCCACTCGGCGCGTCCGGGGCACGTTCAGCCCGCCCAGCGCACATCCGGCCGCCCGGGCACGTTCAGCCCGCCCGGGCACATCCGACCGCCCGGGCACGTTCAGCCCGCCCGGCGCACGTCCGGCCCTCCTGGGGCACATCCGGCCGCCCGGCGCACGTCCGGCCCGCCCGGCGCTCAAGGACGGAGCCGACGCGCTCCCGAGGCCCGCCCGCCGCGGCGCGCCGCCCGCCCCGCCCCGCCAGTTCTGCGCCCCGCGCCCCGCGCGCCGCGGCGACGACGACCCCGCCCCGCGAGGGCCTACCGGCCCGCCCGCGCGGCCCGGGCGACCACGACGACGGCCTTCTCCAGGGCGTACTCGGGATCGTCCCCCCCGCCCTTCACGCCCGCGTCCGCCGCTGCCACGGCCCGCAGGGCCACCGCCACCCCGTCCGGCGTCCACCCCCGCATCTGCTGCCGCACCCGGTCGATCTTCCACGGCGGCATGCCCAGCTCCCGGGCCAGATCGGCCGGCCGGCCGCCCCGGGCCGAGGACAGCTTCCCGATCGCCCGCACCCCCTGCGCCAGCGCGCTGGTGATCAGGACGGGCGGGACCCCGGTCGACAGCGACCAGCGCAGCGCCTCCAGCGCCTCCGCCGCCCGCCCCTCGACCGCCCGGTCGGCAACGGTGAACGAAGAGGCCTCCGCCCGCCCGGTGTAATAGCGCCCGACGACCGCCTCGTCGATCGTGCCCTCGACGTCCGCGACCAGCTGGGACACCGCGCTCGCCAGCTCCCGCAGATCGCTGCCGATGGAATCGACCAGCGCCTGGCAGGCCTCCGGCGTCGCGGCCCGCCCGAGCGCCCGGAACTCCGACCGTACGAAGGAGAGCCGCTCGGCGGGCTTGGTGGTCTTCGGGCAGGCGACCTCCCGCGCCCCGGCCTTGCGCGCCGCGTCCAGCAGCCCCTTGCCCTTGGCGCCGCCCGCGTGCAGCAGGACGAGCGTGATCTCCTCGACCGGCGCGCCGAGATACGCCTTGACGTCCTTGACCGTGTCGGCCGAGAGGTCCTGCGCGTTGCGCACGATCACGACCTTGCGCTCGGCGAAGAGCGAGGGGCTGGTGAGCTCGGCGAGCGTGCCGGGCTGCAACTGGTCGGACGCCAGATCACGTACGTCCGTGTCGGCGTCGGCGGCGCGGGCGGCCGCCACCACCTGCTGCACCGCACGGTCCAGGAGGAGGTCCTCCTGGCCCACGGCGAGGGTGAGGGGCGCGAGCGGATCGTCGGTGGAATTCTTCCTGGTGGCCATCGCGGTCCAGCATCCCACGCCCCACTGACAGCCCGGACGGCCCCGACGGCCCGGCCGCCCCGGGGCGCGGGGCACGGATGCCCGTACCGGAGAATGACCGGGTGAGCGATGTGAGACATGTACTGGTGCTGCCCGACCGCGACGCCGCGGAGGAGGTGGCCGGGGAGCTGGCGGACCGCTTCGGCGTCGCCGAGGAGCCTCAGCTCGTACGGGACGCGCTGGCCGGTGAGGACGACGCCGAGGACGCCCAGTGGCTGGTGGTCGTGGAGGACGCGGCCGGACGCCTGGACCCGGCCGCGCTGGACGCGTTCGCGGAGGAGTACGAGGGCTGGCTGGAGAAGCCGTGACGTCCGGCCGCCACCGCCTGGAGGACGGTCGGGCCGGCACGGCCCGGGGAACCTCCGGGCGGCTCAGCTCTTGGGGACGATCTGGATGTCCAGGTCGATGACGATGCTCGGGCCCACCACGGCGATCCCGCGCGCCACCATGGTCTGCCAGGTGAGGGTGAAGTCCTCGCGGTGCAGTTCGGTGGTGGCCCGGCAGGCGGCGCGCGTCTCGCCCTCGAGGCCGCTGCCGATGCCGAGGTACTGGGTGTCCAGCGTCACCGTACGGCTGACGCCGTGCAGGGTCAGCGCACCAGTGACGCCCCACCGGCTGCCGCCCCGGTGGACGAAGCGCTCACTGTAGAACTCCAGCGTCGGGTAGCGGCCGACGTCGAGGAAGTCGCCGGAGCGCAGGTGGTCGTCGCGCATCTGCACGTTGGTGTCGATCGAGGCCGCGTCGATGATCACGTGCATGGCGGAGTCCTCCATGCGGTCGGCGATCCGGACCGCCCCGGCGAAGGTGTTGAACCTGCCGTGGATGCGGGCCAGCCCGATGTGCCGGGCGGTGAAACCGATCTGCGAGTGGTTCGGCTCGATGTCCCAGTCGCCGGGGTCGGGCAGCTGCGGGGGCTGGGCCACCTGAAGGGTCACGTCGCCCAGGGTGGCGTGCGCCCCCTCGGCGACCGTCACCGCCCCGTGGAACGGGGTGAAGCCCTCGGCCGTGATCGCCAGCCGGTAGTCGCCCGCCGGAACCGTGCTGAGAACACTGCCGAAGGGGTCCGTCTCGCCGCCTGTCACCTTGCGGCCCGCGCTGTCGGTCACGACGAACTCGGCGTGCTGAACCGGTTCGTTGACCGGGTCCAGCACCCGGCAGTTGAGCACGCCCGCGGTACGGGGCACCTGGAATCCGGCGAGGCCCCCACCGCGCCCACCCGCCTGGCCTCTGTTTCCCAGCCAACGGCCGAACATCTCTACGTACCCCCAGGGGCGCTTCCTGCTTCGGGCCCCTGACAGGTGGACGTCCTTGTCGGATCAGCGGCCCGCCGACGAGCATGCATTCGATCACTATTGCGGCGTTCGAGGCAAACGGAGGAGCTCGGAGGGTCTTGTACTGAGCTGCTCGAAGGTGTAATGAGGTGTGCGCACGTAGGGCGAGGTGCGACGAACTGTGACGAGCTGTGCACAGGTGTTACCGAAGGTCCGAATCGCTGGTTCCGCTGGTGTGGATCAGTCGGACGCGACGTTCGCGGGTCCCGTCCGGCGTCACGCACCGGGCACGGCGCCCGCCTCCCGGAGCCCGGGAACCCGGGTGAGCCGCATCCCGAAGTGGTCCCGGTAGGCGGCGAGCACCTCCTCGTCCGTGACCAGATCCGTACGGTGCCGATCCCCGCCGACCGTGGTGACCAGGGTCCGTCCGCTCAGCGTCACCCGCCCGGTCTCCGTGTACCGGGAGCACACGAGCGACCGGGTGAAATACGAGTCCGGCGAGGTGCGGTGGTACCAGGCCCCGCCCCGGAACTCCGACAGCGTCCGTGGCCTCGGATCGAGCCGGAACTGCCGTGAGCCGCCGCGCAGCAGATCCAGGTCCCCCTGCGGCGCCCGGCGGAGCCGGAACACGCCCCGGGGGTCCTCCTGTTCCGTCCGGTCGTCGAGCGCCAGCGGCCACAGCGCGTGGTCACCGAACCCGACGTCCGCCAGCCAGGGCCCCGTACCGTCCTCGGTCTCCACCCGCAGCGCCATGTGGTCGTACGGGATGCCGAGCCGGCCGCCGTCGCCGAAGACCCGCGCCTGGAGCAGGGTCACACGGAAGCCGAGGGCACGCAGCAACGCCCCGAACGCGCCGTTCAGTTCATAGCAGAAGCCGCCGCGACCGCCGGTCACCTTGTCCATCAGCGCCCGTTCCTCCAGCACGATGTCCTCACCCAGGTGGATCGAGAGGTTCTCGAAGGGAACAGCGAGGAGGTGCCGGTGCTGCAGGCCGCGCAGCGCTTCGATGTCGGCCCGCACCGGACGGTCGGCGCCGATCCGGGCGAGATAGGCGTCAACCGCGGCGGCGGTGATGCCCTCATCGCCGTTGCCGGGTCCCGGGACGGAGGCACCGGACGCCATGGGTGTCTGCGAGGTCATGGGTCCAGTCTGCGCCCGCTCCCGCCCCCGAGGACCACCGGTCCCCCGACAGGGCCTAGGTCTCCTGGCCGAGGACTGTTGCCCGAGGCCGGGCACGGTGGCCGTCGTCTAGCGTGTCGGGCATGACCGAACACGCTCCCCCGCGCACCCGGGAACAGCGCAAGCAGGATGTCCTTGGCCACCTGCGCCAGGACGAAGACGCGTGGGTGGCCACGGCCTCCCCGGACGGGGTCCCCACTCTGGTGCCGCTGTCGTTCCTCTGGGAGGAGGACACCGGCACCCTGGTCATGGCCACCCGGCGGACCAATCCGACCGCCGTCAACGTGACGCCCGGCGGCCCGATCCGCGTCACCCTCGGCCCCACCCGCGATGTGGTGCTGATCGAGGGGGAGGCGAGGATCCTGGAGGGAAGGGACCTTCCCGCCGCGACGAGGGACGCTTTCGTCGCGAAGCTCCGGTGGGACCCGCGCAGCTCCCCCTGGGTGTTCCTGCGCATCACCCCCCACACCGTGCGCGCCTGGCGCGAGGTCAACGAACTCGCCGACCGCGACCTGATGCTCTCCGGCACCTGGCTGGTCTGACCCGCGCGAAGTCATGACCGGCCCACCGCCCGCAGCTCCTTCCCGGCGCGCGTCACCGCGATCGCGCCGTCGGTGTCGGTGCGCAGGACCCGGGCCCCGGCCGCCCTGAGGGCGCCCACCGTGCGGGCGGAGGGGTGACCGTACGGGTTGTCCGCGCCGCAGGAGATGAGCGCCAGTCCCGGTCGTACGCCGTGGAGCAGCCCGGCGTCCTGGAAGGCCGAGCCGTGGTGGGCCACCTTGAGGACGTCCACCGGGCCCAACGCTCCCGGGACGCGCGACAACTCCCGCTGGGCCAGGGGTTCGAGGTCGCCGAGGAGCAGCAGCGTCAGCCCGCCGGCCGCCCGTACGCGCAGGGTGACGCTGGAGTCGTTCGGCTCCCGCACCGCCGCCGCCCCCGCCGCCCCGGGATCCTGACGCGGCCAGAGGACCCTCCAGTCGACCGGGCCCGACCGGCGGTGCTCACCGGCCACGGCCCGCACCGTCCGGACCCGCGCCGCAGCCGCTGTCCGCCGTACGAACGCGGCCTGGTCCGGCGGCTCTTCGAGGTTCGTCGTCTGGATCGCACCCACCGCCCTGCCCCGGAGCACACCCGGCAGCCCGCGAACGTGGTCGGCGTGGAAGTGGGTGAGCACCACGAGCGGGACCCGGGTCACCGCGAGGTCGCGCAGGCACCGGTCGACCGCACGGGGGTCGGGTCCGGCGTCGACGACCACGCCCGTGCCGTCCCCCGCCCTGAGCACCATCGCGTCCCCCTGCCCCACGTCGCAGAGCGCGAACGCCCAGTCGGGCGGCGGCCATCCGGTCATGATCCGGGTCAGCGGAACCGGCCTCAGCACCGCCAGCACGAGAAGCAGCCCGACGGCCGCGCAGATCCAGGGGCGACCGGCCAGCCTCGGGGCGAGAAGCACGACCGCCACCGTGAGACCGGCCAGCAGTGCCGCGCCGGGCCACCCTCCGGGCCACTGCGCCTCCGCCCCGGGGAGACCCGCCCCCGTGCGGGCGACCGCGGCGATCCACTCGACCGGCCAGGCGGCGACCCTGGCCAGCAGCTCGGCCACCGGCGGGGCGACCGGGGCGACGGCGAGGGCCGCGAACCCGAGCACCGTCGCCGGTGCCACCGCGAACTCCGCCAGCAGATTGCAGGGCACCGCCACCAGGCTGACCCGCGACGCCAGGACCACCACCACGGGTGCGCACACGGCCTGCGCGGCAGCCGCGGCGGCCAGCACCTCGGCGAGCCTGCCCGGCACCCGCCGCGCCCGCAGGACGGCACTCCACCGTGGCGCGAGGGTCAGCAGCGCACCGGTGGCCAGCACCGACAGCAGAAAGCCGTAGCTCCGGGCCAGCCAGGGATCGTAGAGGACCAGGAGGACCACAGCCGCCGCCAGGGCGGGAATGAGCGACCTCCGACGGCCCGTTCCGATCGCGAGGAGCGTGATGAGACCGCAGGCCGCCGCGCGGAGCACGCTCGGTTCGGGACGGCAGACGACGATGAAGGCGAGGGTCAGCCCACCACCGATCAACGCGGTCCCCCGCAGGGACAGTCCCAACAGGGGTGCCAGACCACGCCGTTCGGCGCTCAGCGCCGACCCCGGCGGCCCGACGAGGAGAAAGAGCAGAATCGAGAGATTGGCCCCGGACACGCTCAAGAGGTGCGTCAGATCGGTCGCCTTGAAGGCGTCGTGGAGCTCGGACGGGACCCTGGAGGTGTCACCGACCACCAGCCCCGGCAACAGCGCACGCGCGTCCGCGTCCAGCTCGTCCGTCGCCTGCCGCAGGCCGGCGCGCAGTTCCCCGGCCGCGCGCTGGATCCACGTCGGCGGCCCGGTGATCCGGGGAGCCCGCTCGGCGTCCACCCGCAGGACCGCCGCCAGGCGTTCGCCCTCGTGGGCGGGGGGCGAGAGCCGCCCGCCGAGCCGGAGTCGGGTGGACGGCAGCAGCTTCTGCCAGTCCGCCCGGTGGTCGCCCGGCGCGACCATGAGCAGCACCGGTGTCCGGACCCGGGTGCCCGGGCCGTCCGGTGTCCGAACCTCCATGACCTCGGCGTCGATCAGGAGCAGGGCCGGGGCGCTGTGGTTGCCCCGCACCGCCGGACGGGTCGTCCGGGGATCCGAGGTCACCCGGATGTCGGCGTCGATCCGCGCGTACTCCCCTGCCAGCCCGGGGACAGGGCCGCGCCGCACATCGGCCCCGTGAAGTCCGGCCACGGCCGCGCCCGCCGCCGCGCACAGCAGGACGGCTCCCCCGGCGGCGACGACCCGGGACCACGCGGCGGGCCGCCCCTCCCGAGAGGTGCGCGCCGCCGCCACCAGCAGAACGACCGCCGGGACCAGACAGGCGGCGGCCACGGCGGCCACCCACCTCCCCGGCAGCCCCAGCGTCGACGCCGCAGCCGCCCAGACCGCCAGCGCGGGCGGAACGAGCCGCAGGTCCGCGGGCCCCTCCCCGCGCGAGCCGGCTCCACCCAGCGCACCCGCATCACCCGGAGGACGCGGAGGACCTGGGGCACGCGGGGGCCCCGGAGTGCGCGGCGCACATGTTGAACCGCCCGCGTCGCCGCCGCTCCCGCCGTCGGGCCGGTGGCCGCTTCCGAGGATGTCCGTGCCCGTGGCCCGGGAGTCGAGCCGGGCACCGCGGCTGCTCATGGGCGTACGAGCG is a window from the Streptomyces sp. MMBL 11-1 genome containing:
- a CDS encoding ComEC/Rec2 family competence protein, encoding MGGAGSRGEGPADLRLVPPALAVWAAAASTLGLPGRWVAAVAAACLVPAVVLLVAAARTSREGRPAAWSRVVAAGGAVLLCAAAGAAVAGLHGADVRRGPVPGLAGEYARIDADIRVTSDPRTTRPAVRGNHSAPALLLIDAEVMEVRTPDGPGTRVRTPVLLMVAPGDHRADWQKLLPSTRLRLGGRLSPPAHEGERLAAVLRVDAERAPRITGPPTWIQRAAGELRAGLRQATDELDADARALLPGLVVGDTSRVPSELHDAFKATDLTHLLSVSGANLSILLFLLVGPPGSALSAERRGLAPLLGLSLRGTALIGGGLTLAFIVVCRPEPSVLRAAACGLITLLAIGTGRRRSLIPALAAAVVLLVLYDPWLARSYGFLLSVLATGALLTLAPRWSAVLRARRVPGRLAEVLAAAAAAQAVCAPVVVVLASRVSLVAVPCNLLAEFAVAPATVLGFAALAVAPVAPPVAELLARVAAWPVEWIAAVARTGAGLPGAEAQWPGGWPGAALLAGLTVAVVLLAPRLAGRPWICAAVGLLLVLAVLRPVPLTRIMTGWPPPDWAFALCDVGQGDAMVLRAGDGTGVVVDAGPDPRAVDRCLRDLAVTRVPLVVLTHFHADHVRGLPGVLRGRAVGAIQTTNLEEPPDQAAFVRRTAAAARVRTVRAVAGEHRRSGPVDWRVLWPRQDPGAAGAAAVREPNDSSVTLRVRAAGGLTLLLLGDLEPLAQRELSRVPGALGPVDVLKVAHHGSAFQDAGLLHGVRPGLALISCGADNPYGHPSARTVGALRAAGARVLRTDTDGAIAVTRAGKELRAVGRS
- a CDS encoding arylamine N-acetyltransferase family protein, yielding MTSQTPMASGASVPGPGNGDEGITAAAVDAYLARIGADRPVRADIEALRGLQHRHLLAVPFENLSIHLGEDIVLEERALMDKVTGGRGGFCYELNGAFGALLRALGFRVTLLQARVFGDGGRLGIPYDHMALRVETEDGTGPWLADVGFGDHALWPLALDDRTEQEDPRGVFRLRRAPQGDLDLLRGGSRQFRLDPRPRTLSEFRGGAWYHRTSPDSYFTRSLVCSRYTETGRVTLSGRTLVTTVGGDRHRTDLVTDEEVLAAYRDHFGMRLTRVPGLREAGAVPGA
- a CDS encoding pyridoxamine 5'-phosphate oxidase family protein, whose amino-acid sequence is MTEHAPPRTREQRKQDVLGHLRQDEDAWVATASPDGVPTLVPLSFLWEEDTGTLVMATRRTNPTAVNVTPGGPIRVTLGPTRDVVLIEGEARILEGRDLPAATRDAFVAKLRWDPRSSPWVFLRITPHTVRAWREVNELADRDLMLSGTWLV
- the holA gene encoding DNA polymerase III subunit delta translates to MATRKNSTDDPLAPLTLAVGQEDLLLDRAVQQVVAAARAADADTDVRDLASDQLQPGTLAELTSPSLFAERKVVIVRNAQDLSADTVKDVKAYLGAPVEEITLVLLHAGGAKGKGLLDAARKAGAREVACPKTTKPAERLSFVRSEFRALGRAATPEACQALVDSIGSDLRELASAVSQLVADVEGTIDEAVVGRYYTGRAEASSFTVADRAVEGRAAEALEALRWSLSTGVPPVLITSALAQGVRAIGKLSSARGGRPADLARELGMPPWKIDRVRQQMRGWTPDGVAVALRAVAAADAGVKGGGDDPEYALEKAVVVVARAARAGR
- a CDS encoding YceI family protein, which translates into the protein MFGRWLGNRGQAGGRGGGLAGFQVPRTAGVLNCRVLDPVNEPVQHAEFVVTDSAGRKVTGGETDPFGSVLSTVPAGDYRLAITAEGFTPFHGAVTVAEGAHATLGDVTLQVAQPPQLPDPGDWDIEPNHSQIGFTARHIGLARIHGRFNTFAGAVRIADRMEDSAMHVIIDAASIDTNVQMRDDHLRSGDFLDVGRYPTLEFYSERFVHRGGSRWGVTGALTLHGVSRTVTLDTQYLGIGSGLEGETRAACRATTELHREDFTLTWQTMVARGIAVVGPSIVIDLDIQIVPKS